Proteins from a genomic interval of Mycobacterium conspicuum:
- a CDS encoding Fic family protein produces MSHDPLAPLMELPGVAAASDQARDALGRAHRHRANLRGWPATAAEAALRAARASAVLDGGPVRVDEQAGAATHPVFAGALRVAQALEGGGGSLIGVWQRAPLQALARLHMLAAADQVDHERLGRPRADSEVGPRLELLANVATARTRASAPVIAAVAHGELLTLKPFGSADGVVARAVSRLVTIATGLDPHGLGVPEASWMRQPSDYRDAARGFADGTPDGVAAWLVLCCRALQAGAQEALTIAESAGKGSPQDA; encoded by the coding sequence ATGAGCCACGATCCGCTGGCTCCGCTGATGGAGTTGCCCGGGGTGGCGGCTGCCAGCGACCAGGCCCGCGACGCGCTGGGGCGGGCGCACCGGCACCGGGCCAACTTGCGGGGCTGGCCGGCGACCGCCGCCGAGGCGGCGCTGCGGGCGGCGCGTGCGTCGGCGGTGCTCGACGGCGGTCCGGTGCGGGTGGATGAGCAGGCCGGCGCGGCCACCCATCCGGTGTTTGCCGGTGCGTTGAGGGTGGCCCAGGCGCTGGAGGGCGGCGGGGGCTCGTTGATCGGGGTGTGGCAGCGGGCGCCGCTGCAGGCGCTGGCCCGCCTGCACATGCTCGCGGCGGCCGACCAGGTCGACCACGAACGGCTGGGCCGCCCGCGTGCTGACAGCGAAGTCGGCCCGCGGCTGGAGCTGCTCGCCAACGTCGCGACCGCGCGCACCCGAGCGTCGGCACCCGTGATCGCCGCGGTCGCGCACGGCGAGCTGTTGACACTGAAGCCGTTCGGCAGCGCGGACGGCGTGGTCGCCCGGGCGGTCTCGCGGTTGGTGACCATCGCCACCGGGCTGGACCCGCACGGACTGGGTGTGCCCGAGGCGAGTTGGATGCGCCAACCGTCGGACTATCGCGACGCGGCGCGCGGTTTCGCCGACGGAACACCCGACGGTGTGGCGGCATGGTTGGTGCTGTGTTGCCGGGCGCTGCAGGCCGGCGCTCAGGAGGCTTTGACGATTGCTGAGTCGGCCGGCAAGGGGAGCCCCCAAGACGCATGA
- a CDS encoding dipeptide ABC transporter ATP-binding protein yields MNAPLLSVEGLEVRFGHGEPAVCGVDLSVSRGHTVALVGESGSGKSTTAAAILGLLPPGGRTTGGRIVFDGLDITSGNQRLLRSIRGQHIGYVPQDPMTNLNPVWKVGFQISEALRANVRGRAARRRAVQLLAEAGMPDAATQAGKYPHQLSGGMCQRALIAIGLAGRPQLLIADEPTSALDVTVQRQVLDHLQRLTDELGAALLLITHDLALAAERAESVVVMNRGVVVESGAAQSILTEPRHDYTRRLVAAAPSLARPKVRPPVGDDTILVASELTKIYRESHGAPWRRSELRAVDAVSFELRRASTLAIVGESGSGKSTLARMVLGLLPATSGTVVFDGTTDVGRMNRSQALAFRRRVQPVFQNPYSSLDPMYSVFRVIEEPLRIHGIGDRKQREQAVRELIDEVALPSSMLTRRPRELSGGQRQRVAIARALALRPEVLVCDEAVSALDVLVQAQILDLLADLQARLGLTYLFISHDLAVVRQIADHVLVMRRGRVVEQAPTEEVFTRPREEYTRQLLQAIPGAPASR; encoded by the coding sequence ATGAACGCGCCGCTGTTGTCGGTCGAAGGGCTGGAAGTCAGGTTCGGCCACGGCGAGCCCGCGGTGTGTGGGGTGGATCTGTCGGTGTCCCGCGGGCACACCGTCGCGCTCGTGGGGGAATCGGGATCGGGGAAATCCACCACGGCCGCCGCGATCTTGGGGCTGCTGCCACCCGGCGGCCGGACCACCGGCGGGCGCATCGTTTTCGACGGCCTGGATATCACCTCGGGGAACCAGCGGCTGCTGCGGTCGATCCGGGGGCAGCACATCGGCTATGTGCCGCAGGACCCGATGACCAACCTCAACCCGGTCTGGAAAGTCGGCTTCCAGATCTCAGAAGCGTTGCGGGCCAACGTCCGCGGGCGTGCGGCGCGGCGGCGGGCGGTACAGCTGCTCGCCGAAGCGGGTATGCCGGACGCGGCGACGCAGGCCGGCAAGTACCCACACCAGTTGTCCGGCGGCATGTGTCAGCGGGCGCTGATCGCGATCGGGCTGGCCGGCCGTCCGCAGCTGCTGATCGCCGACGAGCCGACCTCAGCGTTGGACGTGACGGTGCAACGGCAGGTGCTCGACCATCTGCAGCGTCTCACCGACGAGCTGGGTGCCGCGCTGCTGCTGATCACCCACGATCTGGCGCTGGCCGCCGAACGCGCCGAGTCGGTCGTCGTGATGAACCGCGGGGTGGTGGTGGAAAGCGGTGCGGCACAGTCGATCCTCACCGAGCCGCGGCACGACTACACCCGGCGGCTGGTGGCCGCGGCGCCGTCGCTCGCGCGTCCCAAGGTTCGACCGCCGGTCGGTGACGACACCATTCTCGTCGCCTCGGAGCTGACCAAGATCTACCGAGAGTCGCACGGCGCACCGTGGCGGCGCTCGGAGCTCCGGGCGGTGGACGCGGTGTCGTTCGAGTTGCGCCGGGCCAGCACGCTGGCGATCGTCGGGGAGTCGGGTTCGGGGAAATCGACGCTGGCCCGGATGGTGCTGGGACTGCTGCCGGCCACGTCGGGCACGGTGGTCTTTGACGGCACGACCGATGTCGGCCGGATGAACCGGTCACAGGCGCTGGCGTTCCGCCGGAGAGTTCAGCCGGTGTTCCAAAACCCTTACAGCAGTTTAGATCCCATGTACTCGGTGTTCCGCGTCATCGAAGAGCCATTGCGGATCCATGGCATCGGCGACCGCAAGCAGCGCGAGCAGGCGGTGCGCGAGCTGATCGACGAGGTGGCGTTGCCGTCGTCGATGTTGACCCGGCGGCCCCGGGAGCTGTCGGGCGGGCAGCGGCAGCGCGTCGCGATCGCGCGCGCACTCGCGCTGCGGCCCGAGGTGCTGGTGTGCGACGAGGCCGTGTCGGCGCTCGACGTCCTGGTGCAGGCGCAGATCCTGGACCTATTGGCGGATCTGCAGGCTCGACTGGGGCTGACCTATTTATTCATCAGCCATGACCTGGCCGTGGTTCGGCAGATCGCCGATCATGTCCTGGTGATGCGCCGGGGCCGGGTGGTGGAGCAGGCGCCCACCGAGGAGGTGTTCACCCGGCCCCGCGAGGAGTACACCCGACAGCTGCTGCAGGCGATTCCCGGAGCGCCGGCTTCTCGTTAG
- a CDS encoding ABC transporter permease, translated as MAEHSGFWRETWRGLRRRPKFVVAALLILFVVAVALFPALFTGADPGYADPAQSLLAPSSAHWFGTDLQGHDIYARTIYGARASVTVGLGATLAVFVVGGALGALAGFYGGWVDAAVSRITDVFFGVPLLLAAIVLMGVLHHRTVWTVIAILALFGWPQLARIARGAVLEVRTSDYVLAAEALGLSRFQILVRHVLPNALGPVVAVATIALGLFIVTEATLSYLGVGLPTSVVSWGSDINTDQTRLRSGSPILFYPAGALAITVLAFMMMGDALRDALDPVSRRWRA; from the coding sequence ATGGCTGAGCACAGCGGTTTTTGGCGTGAAACGTGGCGCGGGCTGCGCCGGCGGCCGAAGTTCGTCGTCGCCGCCCTGCTGATCCTGTTCGTGGTCGCCGTGGCACTGTTTCCGGCGCTGTTCACCGGAGCCGATCCCGGCTACGCCGATCCCGCCCAGAGCCTGCTCGCGCCGTCGTCGGCGCACTGGTTCGGCACCGATTTGCAGGGCCACGACATCTATGCGCGCACCATCTACGGTGCGCGAGCGTCGGTTACCGTCGGGCTGGGCGCCACGCTGGCCGTGTTCGTGGTCGGCGGGGCGCTGGGTGCGCTGGCCGGCTTCTACGGCGGCTGGGTCGACGCGGCGGTCTCGCGCATCACCGATGTGTTCTTCGGGGTGCCGCTGCTGCTGGCCGCCATTGTGCTCATGGGTGTCCTGCACCACCGCACGGTGTGGACGGTGATCGCCATTCTGGCCCTGTTCGGCTGGCCGCAGCTGGCCCGAATCGCCCGCGGCGCGGTGTTGGAGGTGCGCACCAGCGACTATGTGTTGGCCGCTGAAGCGTTGGGGCTGAGCAGGTTTCAGATCCTGGTGCGACATGTGCTGCCCAACGCTCTGGGCCCGGTGGTCGCGGTGGCCACCATTGCGCTCGGGCTCTTTATTGTCACCGAGGCCACGCTATCCTACCTCGGAGTCGGGCTTCCGACGTCTGTGGTGTCCTGGGGCAGCGATATCAACACCGATCAGACCCGGCTGCGGTCGGGTTCACCAATACTGTTCTATCCCGCTGGCGCACTGGCGATTACGGTGCTGGCATTCATGATGATGGGTGACGCGTTACGCGACGCCCTGGATCCGGTATCACGGCGGTGGCGCGCATGA
- a CDS encoding ABC transporter permease: protein MGWYIARRIAIMVPVFLGATLLIYGMVFLLPGDPLVALAGERPLTPAVAAQLRARYHLDEPFLLQYLRYLGGILHGDLGRAYSGLPVSSVLAHAFPVTVRLSLIALAIETVLGIGFGVIAGLRRGGIFDSTVLVAGLIIIAVPIFVLGFLAQFVFGVRLGIAPVTVGERATFGRLLLPGIVLGSVSFAYVVRLTRSAVAANAHADYVRTATAKGLSRPRVIMVHILRNSLIPVVTFLGADLGALMGGAIVTEGIFNIHGVGGVLYQAVTRQEAPTVVSIVTVLVLIYLVSNLLVDLLYAALDPRIRYG from the coding sequence ATGGGTTGGTACATCGCGCGTCGGATCGCCATCATGGTGCCGGTCTTCCTCGGCGCCACCCTGCTGATCTACGGCATGGTCTTCCTGCTGCCCGGTGACCCGTTGGTGGCGTTGGCCGGCGAGCGGCCCTTGACTCCCGCGGTGGCCGCGCAACTGCGCGCCCGCTACCACCTGGACGAACCGTTCCTGCTGCAGTATCTGCGCTACCTGGGTGGGATCCTGCATGGCGACCTGGGCCGTGCGTATTCTGGGCTGCCGGTGAGTTCGGTTCTCGCGCATGCGTTTCCGGTGACCGTCAGGCTGTCGCTGATCGCGCTGGCGATCGAGACGGTGCTGGGGATCGGATTCGGTGTCATCGCCGGCTTGCGTCGAGGCGGGATATTCGATTCCACGGTGCTGGTCGCGGGGCTGATCATCATCGCGGTCCCCATCTTCGTGCTGGGCTTTCTTGCGCAGTTCGTCTTCGGGGTCCGGCTTGGCATCGCGCCGGTCACCGTGGGAGAACGGGCAACGTTCGGCAGGCTGCTGCTGCCCGGAATCGTCTTGGGCTCGGTGTCATTCGCCTACGTGGTGCGGCTGACTCGCTCCGCGGTGGCCGCCAACGCGCACGCCGACTACGTCCGCACCGCCACCGCCAAGGGCTTGTCGCGGCCCCGGGTGATTATGGTCCACATCCTGCGCAACTCGCTGATCCCGGTGGTGACCTTCCTCGGCGCCGATCTGGGAGCGCTGATGGGCGGGGCCATTGTCACCGAAGGCATTTTCAATATCCACGGTGTCGGTGGTGTGCTGTATCAGGCGGTGACCCGCCAGGAGGCGCCCACCGTGGTGTCGATTGTGACCGTCCTGGTGCTGATCTATCTGGTCTCCAATCTGCTCGTCGACCTGCTCTACGCCGCCCTGGACCCGCGGATCCGATATGGCTGA
- a CDS encoding peptide ABC transporter substrate-binding protein → MRRMRAALASLAFSLALVAGFLTGCGGGVLSPDVVVVNGGEPSNPLIPTTANDSFGGRILDRLFAGLMSFDADGKTSTEVAQSIETDDDVNYRIALKPGWKFTDGSPVTSHSFVDAWNYGALSTNAQLQQSFFSPIQGYDDVAAPKPVSTTMSGLRVVDDLHFTVRLKAPTIDFAVRLAFSPFYPLPPMAFRDMAAFGQNPIGNGPYKLAASADGPAWEHNVKIDLRPNPDYHGNRVPHNKGLRIEFYANLDTAYSDLLSGNLDVLDAIPPSALPIYKRDLGGNATSGPAAVNQTLDTPLRLPHFGGEEGRLRRLALSAAINRPQICQQIFVGTRTPARDFTARSLPGFDPNIAGSDALDYDPDRARRLWSQANALSPWSGQYAIAYNADSGHREWVDAVANSIKNVLGIDAVGAPQPTFAGFRTPIVNRTIQTAFRAGWQADYPSMLNFLGPLFATGAGSNDVGYSSRDFDTALSAAESAPTLQESYVRANAGQRILLHDMPVVPLWNFISVVGWSPGVSAVRVTWNGLPDYENIRKN, encoded by the coding sequence ATGCGTCGGATGCGGGCCGCGCTGGCCTCGCTAGCCTTCTCGCTAGCCTTGGTGGCCGGGTTTCTGACGGGATGCGGTGGTGGCGTCCTGAGCCCCGATGTGGTGGTCGTCAACGGCGGGGAACCGTCGAACCCATTGATTCCCACCACCGCCAACGACAGCTTCGGCGGTCGGATCCTCGATCGGCTCTTCGCCGGCCTGATGTCCTTTGATGCGGACGGGAAGACTTCCACCGAGGTGGCTCAGTCGATCGAGACCGACGACGACGTCAACTACCGGATCGCGCTCAAGCCGGGCTGGAAATTCACCGACGGGTCGCCGGTGACGTCCCACTCGTTCGTCGACGCGTGGAACTACGGGGCCCTGAGCACCAATGCCCAACTGCAGCAAAGCTTTTTCAGTCCGATCCAGGGGTATGACGACGTGGCGGCGCCGAAGCCGGTGAGCACCACCATGTCCGGGCTGCGGGTGGTCGACGACCTGCACTTCACCGTCCGGCTCAAGGCCCCCACGATCGACTTCGCCGTGCGCCTGGCTTTCAGCCCGTTTTATCCGCTGCCGCCAATGGCGTTTCGAGACATGGCTGCGTTCGGCCAAAACCCAATTGGCAACGGGCCCTACAAACTTGCGGCTAGCGCGGACGGGCCGGCCTGGGAACACAACGTCAAGATCGATCTGCGGCCCAATCCCGATTACCACGGCAATCGGGTCCCGCACAACAAGGGACTGCGGATCGAGTTCTACGCCAACCTGGACACCGCCTACTCCGACCTGCTGTCTGGCAATCTCGATGTGTTGGACGCCATCCCGCCGAGCGCGTTGCCGATCTACAAGCGTGATCTCGGGGGCAACGCGACCAGTGGGCCGGCCGCGGTCAATCAAACTCTCGACACACCGCTGCGGCTGCCGCATTTCGGCGGCGAGGAGGGGCGGCTGCGCCGCCTGGCCCTGTCGGCCGCGATCAACCGTCCGCAAATCTGCCAGCAGATATTCGTCGGAACACGCACTCCAGCCCGCGATTTCACCGCCCGGTCGCTGCCGGGATTCGATCCGAACATCGCGGGCAGCGACGCGCTGGATTACGACCCGGATCGCGCGCGCCGGCTTTGGTCACAAGCTAACGCCCTATCGCCATGGAGCGGCCAGTACGCGATCGCCTACAACGCCGACTCGGGCCACCGGGAGTGGGTGGATGCGGTGGCCAACAGCATCAAAAACGTCTTGGGCATCGACGCGGTCGGCGCTCCGCAACCAACGTTCGCCGGATTCCGCACGCCGATCGTCAATCGCACCATCCAGACCGCCTTCCGCGCTGGATGGCAAGCCGATTACCCGTCAATGCTGAATTTCCTTGGCCCGTTGTTCGCCACCGGGGCGGGTTCCAACGACGTCGGGTATTCCAGCCGGGACTTCGACACCGCGCTGTCGGCGGCTGAATCCGCTCCCACGTTGCAGGAGTCGTATGTGCGCGCCAACGCAGGGCAACGAATCCTGTTGCATGACATGCCCGTTGTTCCGCTGTGGAACTTCATCAGCGTGGTGGGGTGGTCGCCGGGGGTGAGCGCGGTGCGCGTCACCTGGAACGGCCTGCCCGACTATGAGAACATCCGCAAGAACTGA
- a CDS encoding DUF4232 domain-containing protein, giving the protein MASVLVASVAAASVAGGVLLAAPARAVPIAAGDEGTPCWGEQVAVNASSTDSAAGHRRVVLTFSLVGGEPCTLSGYPSVDSGAGGPAIHADDTPRGYMGGLPAGVDEPPNVILSVSTQAQAIVEGLATDTAGNSCPTYTDLSVSPPGVNSVYTVPAIIEACQLQVHPVTAGPSG; this is encoded by the coding sequence GTGGCTTCTGTCTTGGTGGCTTCGGTGGCGGCCGCGAGTGTTGCCGGCGGCGTCCTGCTGGCGGCGCCGGCGCGGGCGGTGCCGATCGCGGCCGGCGACGAGGGGACGCCCTGCTGGGGAGAGCAGGTCGCCGTGAACGCGTCGTCGACGGACAGCGCGGCGGGCCACCGCCGGGTCGTCCTGACCTTCAGCCTCGTCGGTGGAGAGCCGTGCACACTTTCCGGCTACCCGTCGGTCGACTCGGGCGCCGGCGGACCGGCCATTCATGCCGACGACACACCGCGCGGCTACATGGGCGGCCTGCCGGCCGGGGTGGACGAGCCGCCCAACGTCATCCTTTCGGTGTCGACCCAGGCACAGGCCATCGTGGAGGGCTTGGCCACGGACACCGCCGGCAATTCCTGCCCCACGTACACCGACCTGAGCGTGAGCCCGCCGGGCGTGAACTCCGTCTATACCGTGCCCGCCATCATCGAGGCCTGCCAATTGCAGGTGCACCCGGTCACTGCGGGCCCATCGGGGTAG
- the acs gene encoding acetate--CoA ligase — translation MPANRPEHPHPGRVRLTPVTETATEHPSSYPPPEHFVEQANVRGEHYQEAEEDRLAFWAKQADRLSWATPYTEVLDWSDAPFAKWFVGGKLNVAYNCVDRHVEAGHSDRVAIHWEGEPEGHQRTLTYADLQNEVCKAANALSDLGLVAGDRVAIYMPLIPEAVVAMLACARLGLMHSVVFGGFTSKALKARIADAEAKLLITADGQFRRGQPAPLKEAADEAVSEPDSPIEHVLVVRRTGIDVSWNDDRDLWWHDVVDAASPEHTPEAFDSEHPLFLLYTSGTTGKPKGIVHTSGGYLTQAAYTVHAVFDVKPDSDVFWCTADIGWVTGHTYGVYGPLCNGITEVLYEGTPNSPTEHRHFQIIEKYGVTIYYTAPTMIRTFMKWGREIPDAHDLSSLRLIGSVGEPINPEAWRWYREVIGAGRTPVVDTWWQTETGSAMIAPLPGVTAAKPGSAMKPLPGISAKIVDDHGDPLPPDAEGEEHVTGYLVIDQPWPSMLRGIWGDPERYRDTYWSKFADRGYYFAGDGARLDPEGAIWVLGRIDDVMNVSGHRISTAEVESALVGHSAVAEAAVVGVTDDITGQAICAFVVLRGNYQPHDGTHDELRGEVAREISPIAKPREIHIVPELPKTRSGKIMRRLLRDVAEKRELGDTSTLVDESVFDAIRAAK, via the coding sequence ATGCCCGCAAATCGGCCCGAGCATCCCCATCCGGGTCGCGTTAGGCTCACACCCGTGACCGAGACCGCAACCGAACACCCCTCCTCGTACCCGCCGCCGGAACACTTCGTCGAGCAGGCCAACGTTCGCGGCGAGCACTACCAAGAGGCCGAGGAAGACCGGCTGGCCTTCTGGGCCAAGCAGGCGGATCGGCTCTCGTGGGCAACGCCGTACACCGAAGTGCTGGACTGGTCGGATGCGCCGTTCGCCAAGTGGTTCGTCGGCGGCAAGCTCAACGTCGCCTACAACTGCGTCGACCGCCACGTCGAGGCCGGCCACAGCGACCGGGTCGCGATTCACTGGGAGGGCGAGCCGGAAGGTCATCAGCGCACCCTGACCTACGCCGATCTGCAGAACGAGGTGTGCAAAGCGGCCAACGCGCTGAGCGACCTCGGACTGGTGGCCGGTGACCGCGTCGCCATCTATATGCCGCTGATTCCCGAGGCCGTGGTCGCGATGCTGGCCTGCGCCCGGTTGGGACTCATGCACAGCGTGGTCTTCGGCGGGTTCACCTCGAAGGCTCTCAAGGCCCGGATCGCCGACGCCGAGGCGAAGCTGCTGATCACCGCCGACGGGCAGTTCCGGCGCGGCCAGCCCGCGCCGCTCAAGGAGGCCGCCGACGAAGCGGTTTCCGAGCCGGACAGCCCCATCGAGCACGTTCTGGTGGTGCGGCGCACCGGAATTGACGTGTCCTGGAACGACGACCGCGACCTGTGGTGGCACGACGTGGTCGATGCGGCCTCCCCCGAGCACACACCGGAGGCGTTCGACTCCGAGCACCCGCTTTTCCTGCTGTACACCTCGGGAACCACGGGCAAGCCCAAGGGCATCGTGCACACCAGCGGAGGCTATCTGACCCAGGCCGCCTACACCGTGCACGCCGTCTTCGACGTCAAGCCCGACAGCGACGTGTTCTGGTGCACCGCCGACATCGGCTGGGTCACCGGGCACACCTACGGCGTCTACGGTCCGCTGTGCAACGGCATCACCGAGGTTTTGTACGAGGGCACGCCCAATTCGCCCACCGAGCACCGCCACTTCCAGATCATCGAAAAGTACGGCGTCACAATCTATTACACCGCGCCAACCATGATTCGCACCTTCATGAAGTGGGGCCGTGAGATCCCCGACGCCCACGACCTGTCCAGCCTTCGGCTGATCGGGTCGGTCGGTGAACCGATCAATCCCGAGGCGTGGCGCTGGTACCGCGAGGTGATCGGCGCGGGCCGCACCCCGGTGGTCGACACCTGGTGGCAGACCGAGACGGGTTCGGCGATGATCGCGCCGCTACCCGGCGTCACCGCCGCCAAGCCGGGTTCGGCGATGAAGCCGCTGCCCGGCATCTCGGCGAAAATCGTTGACGACCATGGCGATCCGCTGCCGCCGGACGCCGAGGGCGAAGAGCATGTCACCGGATACCTGGTCATCGACCAGCCGTGGCCGTCGATGTTGCGCGGGATCTGGGGCGACCCCGAGCGGTATCGCGACACCTACTGGTCCAAGTTCGCCGACCGCGGCTATTACTTCGCCGGCGACGGCGCCCGCCTCGACCCCGAGGGCGCGATCTGGGTGCTGGGCCGCATCGACGACGTGATGAACGTGTCCGGGCACCGCATCTCCACCGCCGAGGTGGAGTCGGCGCTCGTTGGCCACTCGGCGGTCGCCGAGGCGGCGGTCGTCGGAGTGACCGACGACATCACCGGGCAGGCCATCTGCGCGTTCGTGGTGTTGCGCGGCAACTACCAGCCGCACGACGGCACGCACGACGAGCTGCGCGGCGAGGTGGCCAGGGAGATCTCGCCGATCGCCAAGCCACGCGAGATCCACATCGTGCCGGAGCTGCCCAAGACCCGCAGCGGCAAGATCATGCGCCGGTTGTTGCGCGATGTCGCCGAAAAGCGCGAGCTGGGTGACACATCGACCCTGGTCGACGAAAGCGTGTTCGACGCGATCCGCGCCGCCAAATAG
- a CDS encoding chymotrypsin family serine protease: MSFDRGVALRTAQRCIVVAVVAALLALAGTPGRLAAADGRLPLGGGAGIVINGDTMCTLTTIGTDRAGELIGFTSAHCGGPGAQLAVEGAERLGTVGVMVAGNDKLDYAVIKFDPAKVAPVATYNGFVIRGIGPDPTFGQVACKQGRTTGNSCGVTWGMGQDPGTIVMQVCGRPGDSGAPVTVNNLLVGMIHGAFTDVLPDCIIKYIPLHTPAVVMDFNAILADINAKNRPGAGFVPIAG; encoded by the coding sequence ATGTCGTTCGATAGGGGTGTTGCTTTGCGCACGGCACAGCGCTGCATCGTGGTAGCTGTAGTGGCCGCGCTCTTGGCGCTGGCGGGGACGCCCGGCAGGCTCGCGGCGGCCGACGGGAGGCTGCCGTTGGGTGGCGGCGCGGGCATCGTCATCAACGGGGACACGATGTGCACCCTGACGACCATCGGCACCGACAGGGCCGGCGAACTCATCGGCTTCACCTCGGCGCACTGCGGCGGGCCGGGCGCCCAGCTGGCCGTCGAGGGGGCCGAACGGCTGGGCACCGTCGGCGTCATGGTCGCCGGCAACGACAAACTCGATTACGCCGTGATCAAGTTCGACCCGGCCAAGGTGGCGCCGGTCGCCACCTACAACGGCTTTGTGATCCGCGGCATCGGCCCGGATCCCACCTTCGGCCAGGTCGCCTGCAAACAAGGCCGCACCACCGGCAACTCGTGCGGTGTCACGTGGGGGATGGGACAGGATCCCGGCACGATCGTGATGCAGGTGTGCGGGCGTCCCGGCGATTCCGGTGCGCCGGTGACGGTGAACAATCTCCTGGTCGGCATGATCCACGGCGCGTTCACCGACGTGCTGCCGGACTGCATCATCAAGTACATCCCGCTGCACACCCCGGCGGTCGTGATGGACTTCAACGCGATCCTGGCCGACATCAACGCCAAGAACCGGCCGGGCGCGGGCTTCGTCCCGATAGCCGGCTGA
- a CDS encoding phage holin family protein, translated as MSKADRTSGVPSTLTTIPLADPHARPAEPSIGDLIKDATTQVSTLVRAEVELARAEITRDVKKGLTGSVFFIAAMVVLFYSTFFFFFFLVEVLNIWLWRWVAFLIVFGAMVLVGGVLALFGFLKVRRIRGPQQTIESVKETRTALTPGHDKAQAGTPAIPEGSSGDKAPSDARPDRTGW; from the coding sequence GTGAGCAAAGCCGACCGCACCAGTGGTGTGCCCAGCACGCTGACCACGATTCCCCTGGCAGACCCGCACGCCAGGCCCGCTGAGCCGTCGATCGGCGATCTGATCAAAGACGCAACCACCCAGGTGTCCACCCTGGTGCGCGCCGAGGTCGAACTGGCCCGCGCCGAGATCACCCGCGACGTGAAAAAGGGCCTGACCGGCAGTGTCTTCTTCATCGCCGCGATGGTGGTGCTGTTCTACTCCACCTTCTTTTTCTTCTTCTTCCTGGTCGAGGTGCTCAACATCTGGCTGTGGCGCTGGGTGGCGTTCCTGATCGTGTTCGGGGCCATGGTCCTGGTCGGGGGCGTGCTGGCCCTGTTTGGCTTCCTGAAGGTGCGCCGAATCCGCGGACCACAACAAACCATCGAGTCGGTCAAGGAGACACGCACCGCGCTGACTCCGGGCCACGACAAGGCCCAGGCCGGCACGCCCGCCATCCCCGAGGGCAGCTCGGGCGACAAGGCTCCCAGCGATGCTCGCCCCGATCGCACGGGCTGGTAA